A window of Geitlerinema sp. PCC 9228 genomic DNA:
ACTCAGACTGTTCCTGAGTTGTCAGGGAAAACATCACCGACAGCAAATTCCCCTGGGAAAAGAAACGAAAATCAATGCGACCCGGACCCAAATTACCAATTAAATAGCCACCGCGGTCGGGAATCCATTCTGTCAGCCACAAAGGAATCGACTCGGGAAAAATATTAAATTTATTAGCCACACACTCGCCAAATTCATTTCCCTTAAAGCGATGAATGCGATTGAGGCGGGGCAAGTCGATCCAGTAATATTCCCGCATGTGGTACAGAAGGCTCACCAAACGGGTATTGATAGCTTCCCGATATAGCTTTCCCGAATCGTTCTCGGACAGCAGTTCCCTAGCCGCGCGCAATGCCCCGTAAAACAATGCCTGAATTTCCAACGGGTGACCGTACACGCCCATGCGGCGGTCTACCATAAACGAGCCATCGGGAACCAATAGGGTGGGGTACATTTCAAAACGAGGCACCAGGCACAATTCTAAAATTAACTTCAGCCCCTGTTGCACCGATGGCTGGCGGGCAAAGGCCAGATCTCCAGTGGCTTTGACGTAAGCACGCAGCAGCAAAATCCACCAAAAACCAGCATCCACAGGCGGTACCCTGCCGATGGCTTGGTCGCCAAAATCCGCACTTAACTGTTCTTTGCCATCTTTGGTTTCTACTTTGAAGCTTGCCGGCATCAATCCCGGGGCTGGCTTAAAGCAATCCATTTGTTTTTTTTGATTTTGCAAAGCCAGGGTTTCGGTTAAAAAATTCCGCACGATGTCTGTTTTCCCTTGGGTAAGGAAATACAACCCCGCCGGGATAAAATCTCGGACAAAACACTGGTCGTAGTTGAGGGCTTCGGTTTCGTTGTCTTGGGCGGCGACTGTGCCCACCGGGCGACCTTGGTAATAAACAATGGAGGCTTCGAGAATTTGTTCGGCGCACTCTCGTAAAGTCATGCGTGGTTTTTGTTGAAGTTGGCAAGTGCTATCCATACATTTGCTTGCAGGCTGCGACTGGTTGTCCGGTTCTAGGCAAAATGCACCAGACGACAACCGGTTGAGTATACAATTTTTAACATTAGCAATCAAACGGTATTTTCTACCAGCAAACAGAGAGAAATCAACGTGGATATTTCCCTGTATGGGGCGTTGGCGTGGTTTGGCCAAAATGGGGAAAATTTCCCACCGCCAGCCAGGCCGCAAAACCGTACTCTAGTATAAAATTTCCTTGGAGTTGGTCTTTGGGTAGGAATTGCTGCTTGAATCAAACTGATGGTGCCTCTGGCACCGACTCGCAAAACCATTCTTCGGAATCTTCTTTGCCGACATCCCCGCGAAATATGGACGATATTCCAGAAGCCATTCGGGAAGCCGCCGACATGCAAACCAACCAGCGATCGCCCAAAGTATGGCTGGTGGGTGGTACGGTGGTGGGCATTTTTGCTTTGGGCGCTGGAATGATTTGGGCGGTTTGGCCCCTTTCTGCCCCCGAATCCCCAACAGCCAGCAGCAACCAGTCTTCCCCGGAAACGGTTGCTTCCCCCTCTCCCCAACCCAAAAACACCATTACCACCCAACCAAAAGCCGATGGAACGCTTTTAGGACACCATCCCTACGAAGAAGCCCCCCAAGAAGACTTGGTGCCTGTGGTGGCCGATGGCAGTGTCTTGTTGCGCGCGGCAGCTGCGGAGAAATTCTTGCAAATGCAGAAAGCAGCCCGTGCGGATGGAGTGTATTTGGTTCCCCTATCGGGATTTCGCTCCATAGAAGACCAACAATACCTGTTCTTTGAAGTGAAAGCCCAACGGGGGCAGGTGACCACCGAACGGGCGGAAGTTAGCGCCCCGCCGGGATATAGCGAACACCACACTGGTTATGCCATTGATATTGGCGATGCCGATGCGCCGGCTACCAATGTGACCCAAAAGTTTGAAAATACGACGGCGTTTGCGTGGTTGCAAGAGCATGCTTCCAAATACCAGTTCGAGCTTTCTTTTCCCAAAGACTCCCAACAGGTAAGCTACGAACCTTGGCACTGGCGTTTTGTGGGCAATCGCCATAGTTTGGAAACGTTCTACCAAAGCCGTCAATCACCGCCGGCTGCCGAGCAATAGCTTTGGGGAAACTCCCCCTTTTTCAGCGAATCCCTACGGAAGGGATCGCTGCGATTGGCGTTGGATTGGTACAATGAAACCACCGATTTGAGATTTTCTCGGAAACTTATGGTGCTCGGAACAACCTCACGCCAACCGGTTCCGAATTCTTTGTATTGCAAGCGTAACGGAAAACCAGTGGCTAATAACACCAAGCAATTTCGCTGGATCGTGCAGCTTTACCAAAACCTAGACTGGATGTATGCAGACCACCTCGATGTCTTGGTGGCGGGAAATTTATTTTGGTATCCCGTAGAGGAAAGACCCGATATTGCTACTTCTCCCGATGTCATGGTGGTATTTGGCAGACCAAAAGGCGATCGCGGTTTTTACCTGCAATGGAAAGAAGACCAGGTATCGCCGCAGGTGGTTTTTGAAGTCTTTTCTGCTTGCAACTCCGAAGCAGAACAGTCGCGGAAACTGTTATTTTACGATCGCTTTGGGGTGCAAGAATACTATTCCTACCACCCCGAAACCAACGATTTGTACGGTTGGTGGCGTCGGGAAAGGAAGCTGGAAGCGATTGAACCCATTGCCAATTGGGTTAGCCCCCAGCTAGGCATTCGCTTCGATCTGTCTGGAGACATGCTGCGCATTTTTCGACCTGACGGGCAGCCGTTTGCTTCTTATGCTGAGGTCAACCAACGGTTGCAACAAGAACGTTCTCGCGCCCAACTGGCAGAAAGGAAGCTCTCCCAAGTAGAAGCTTTGCTGCAACAATATCGCAAAAAGTTTGGCGAGTTGCCCTAGGGAGTCCCTGGGGCAATAAGTATTTGCACTCATACCCCGTGGAAGCGGTTGGCGTTTCCCCTGTTTTATACGGATAATGGGGGCGAACGCTCTTCGCCCCTCGAAATTTAGGCAGTAGACAGTTATTTCGATCATGAGTAAAGATATTGGCGTTGCCGTTATTGGAACTGGATTCGGCAAAAAAGTTCACATTCCCGGTTTTCGCGAACATCCCCGTACGCGCGTGGTAGCGGTTTACCACCGCAATATCAATAAAGCTACCCAAATTGCTTCGGAAGAACAAATTCCCTATGCCTGCGATCGCGTGGAAGATATTCTCTCCATGTCGGAAGTTCGGGGGGTCAGCATTGCCACCCCA
This region includes:
- a CDS encoding glycoside hydrolase 100 family protein — protein: MDSTCQLQQKPRMTLRECAEQILEASIVYYQGRPVGTVAAQDNETEALNYDQCFVRDFIPAGLYFLTQGKTDIVRNFLTETLALQNQKKQMDCFKPAPGLMPASFKVETKDGKEQLSADFGDQAIGRVPPVDAGFWWILLLRAYVKATGDLAFARQPSVQQGLKLILELCLVPRFEMYPTLLVPDGSFMVDRRMGVYGHPLEIQALFYGALRAARELLSENDSGKLYREAINTRLVSLLYHMREYYWIDLPRLNRIHRFKGNEFGECVANKFNIFPESIPLWLTEWIPDRGGYLIGNLGPGRIDFRFFSQGNLLSVMFSLTTQEQSEYIMDLLAEKWDDLIGSMPLKICFPAIAGTEWEIVTGCDPKNPPWSYHNGGSWPVLLWPLAAAVQKMGRTELAAKALDIAAANLALDEWPEYYDAKNGRLVGRESRKYQTWTVAGFLLAQSLLENPAYASMLTLEEDTEAIACPM
- a CDS encoding M15 family metallopeptidase, whose amino-acid sequence is MNQTDGASGTDSQNHSSESSLPTSPRNMDDIPEAIREAADMQTNQRSPKVWLVGGTVVGIFALGAGMIWAVWPLSAPESPTASSNQSSPETVASPSPQPKNTITTQPKADGTLLGHHPYEEAPQEDLVPVVADGSVLLRAAAAEKFLQMQKAARADGVYLVPLSGFRSIEDQQYLFFEVKAQRGQVTTERAEVSAPPGYSEHHTGYAIDIGDADAPATNVTQKFENTTAFAWLQEHASKYQFELSFPKDSQQVSYEPWHWRFVGNRHSLETFYQSRQSPPAAEQ
- a CDS encoding Uma2 family endonuclease, with translation MVLGTTSRQPVPNSLYCKRNGKPVANNTKQFRWIVQLYQNLDWMYADHLDVLVAGNLFWYPVEERPDIATSPDVMVVFGRPKGDRGFYLQWKEDQVSPQVVFEVFSACNSEAEQSRKLLFYDRFGVQEYYSYHPETNDLYGWWRRERKLEAIEPIANWVSPQLGIRFDLSGDMLRIFRPDGQPFASYAEVNQRLQQERSRAQLAERKLSQVEALLQQYRKKFGELP